A region from the Cellvibrio sp. PSBB006 genome encodes:
- a CDS encoding LysR family transcriptional regulator — translation MKETVDQISVEQLRAFITACEKGSFSAAARELGKVQSVVSTQIQNLELDLNLSLFDRTGKYPVATEAAGLLLPLARQVIAQMKRFQQAAASYQAGEESQLRLAFEELVMPDRLNDILAAFAERFPFTQVVSNTAVDNEIIAMVANGEADFAFVTSRDAYPEEIDFTNLGQQKVLILVGREHPLSQANIVSLNDLGKYRQIITASATSHKRWQLSAQIWTCDSLLQAMELAHRGVGWVNAPYEAARPFLKTGKLIELNINNALTSWSLGVDLLWSTKTPQGVGAKWFAREAGRLYGKYYSEPVALPESIVNPDSK, via the coding sequence ATGAAAGAAACAGTGGATCAAATCAGTGTTGAACAATTGCGCGCATTTATTACCGCATGTGAAAAGGGTTCGTTTTCTGCTGCCGCGCGCGAACTCGGTAAAGTGCAAAGTGTGGTGAGTACACAGATCCAGAATCTGGAGCTGGATTTGAATCTGAGCTTGTTTGATCGCACAGGCAAATATCCGGTCGCGACCGAAGCTGCCGGGTTATTGCTGCCGCTCGCACGCCAGGTGATTGCCCAGATGAAACGCTTTCAACAGGCGGCGGCATCGTATCAAGCGGGTGAAGAAAGCCAGCTGCGTCTTGCGTTTGAAGAATTGGTTATGCCGGATCGTTTGAACGATATACTGGCCGCATTCGCTGAACGCTTTCCCTTTACCCAGGTGGTTTCCAATACCGCCGTTGACAATGAAATCATTGCAATGGTTGCCAATGGCGAAGCCGATTTCGCATTCGTTACCAGTCGCGATGCCTATCCCGAAGAAATTGACTTTACGAATCTCGGGCAACAGAAAGTGCTGATTCTTGTTGGTCGTGAGCATCCGCTTTCGCAGGCCAACATTGTTTCATTGAATGATCTGGGTAAGTATCGACAAATTATTACAGCCTCGGCCACCAGTCATAAACGCTGGCAGTTATCAGCACAAATCTGGACCTGTGATTCGCTATTGCAGGCGATGGAACTGGCCCACCGCGGCGTGGGCTGGGTCAATGCACCTTACGAAGCGGCGCGTCCCTTTCTGAAAACCGGGAAGTTGATTGAATTAAATATCAATAATGCCCTGACGTCCTGGAGCCTAGGGGTGGATTTGCTTTGGTCAACGAAAACACCGCAAGGTGTGGGGGCCAAATGGTTTGCGCGGGAAGCCGGTCGACTCTATGGAAAATATTACAGCGAA
- a CDS encoding MFS transporter, producing MLSSRRMLPIILTIFTGFIGFSLPFPVFSHLFLAVDSTFLPPGIPLDERKILLGFALALYPFGQILSAPGWGRYSDRRGRKPALTVSLMVASVGMALVAFGVFANLLWAVLVGRLISGLGEGNMAIAQAMASDEGSDHEAGNFAALSIAMNAGWIIGPLLGGFLGDPTATPVSSPALPFILAVAMYLINVLVVIIFVEERPTSPAHASKHNTIKLPQLFRQPNMLAVLTLTLLAFWSVYTLFSYLPPYLVQVFASTTADIGMYCALLSVPLIIAGLLTSALSRWLDTKKLTALALLLMASGLLLLTNADSIAGLILPVSMVAFGIVFIEVTSAQFVSRLATSQEKGELMGIYRSVVVIAEVIATLAAGYLASWTVTLPFIVASITVIFALFFLLQLPREEQNLASEAEESSV from the coding sequence ATGCTGTCGTCACGTCGAATGCTGCCGATTATACTGACAATATTTACCGGTTTTATTGGCTTCAGTTTACCTTTTCCCGTATTCAGTCATTTATTTCTTGCGGTCGATTCGACTTTTCTACCGCCAGGTATTCCCCTTGATGAGCGTAAAATCCTGCTGGGATTCGCGCTTGCACTTTATCCATTTGGCCAAATACTCAGCGCTCCCGGATGGGGTCGTTATTCTGATCGCCGCGGGCGCAAGCCCGCCTTGACCGTATCGCTAATGGTTGCCAGTGTCGGCATGGCGTTGGTTGCGTTCGGCGTATTCGCCAATCTTTTATGGGCCGTGTTGGTGGGAAGGCTTATCTCCGGCCTCGGCGAAGGCAACATGGCGATTGCACAAGCGATGGCCAGCGACGAAGGCAGCGATCATGAAGCCGGTAATTTTGCCGCACTCTCCATTGCCATGAATGCGGGCTGGATCATCGGTCCACTACTGGGCGGATTTTTGGGCGACCCGACCGCAACACCTGTCAGCAGCCCGGCCCTGCCTTTCATCCTTGCGGTTGCGATGTATCTGATCAATGTTCTGGTAGTCATCATTTTTGTTGAGGAACGTCCAACATCACCAGCCCATGCCAGCAAACACAACACTATTAAACTGCCACAGCTTTTCCGCCAACCGAATATGCTGGCGGTGTTAACGCTGACGCTACTGGCATTTTGGAGCGTTTATACCCTGTTCTCTTATTTGCCTCCCTACCTCGTTCAAGTATTTGCATCGACAACGGCTGATATTGGAATGTATTGCGCATTATTAAGTGTTCCCCTGATCATTGCCGGGCTACTGACAAGTGCGCTGAGTCGTTGGCTCGACACAAAAAAATTGACCGCACTTGCGCTCCTGCTGATGGCAAGCGGGTTGTTATTGCTGACCAACGCAGATTCCATCGCTGGATTGATTCTACCTGTGAGCATGGTGGCTTTTGGCATTGTGTTTATTGAGGTCACCAGCGCGCAGTTCGTGTCCCGATTGGCTACATCACAGGAAAAGGGCGAGTTGATGGGTATTTACCGCAGCGTCGTGGTGATTGCTGAAGTCATCGCTACCTTAGCCGCCGGGTATTTGGCGAGCTGGACTGTCACCCTGCCTTTTATCGTCGCGAGTATCACAGTGATTTTCGCCCTGTTTTTCCTGCTCCAATTACCGCGTGAGGAGCAAAACCTGGCAAGCGAAGCGGAAGAGTCCAGCGTGTGA
- a CDS encoding phytanoyl-CoA dioxygenase family protein: MFLPDDMYPSRTGADEQVIPRKDPAIYNNPSLSENPLAQSSLDFYADNGFLVLPDYLPEQVSPLLAEIEALKKTMAGEEALVTEPGSREVRTIFKPFQYSDVIRNFFRDPKILNVARQLLGSDVYMMQSRVNIKPAYTGRSFAWHSDFETWHVEDGMPRMRAVTAWIMLTENHEHNGPLYVIPGSHKLYVSCAGQTEAENYKTSLKTQKLGVPQPDTMNEILATRDIKAITGKPGTVVFHECNILHGSPDNISNDPRTILMCVYNSVLNKPVAPFGGLEPRPDFLSNRDQRTITPLMV; the protein is encoded by the coding sequence ATGTTTCTGCCCGATGACATGTACCCTTCGCGCACAGGTGCGGATGAACAAGTCATTCCAAGAAAAGATCCCGCAATCTATAACAACCCATCCCTTTCTGAAAACCCACTCGCGCAGAGCTCGCTGGATTTCTATGCCGACAACGGCTTCCTGGTATTGCCGGATTATCTGCCGGAACAGGTTTCCCCGCTGCTCGCGGAAATTGAAGCGTTGAAAAAAACCATGGCAGGTGAAGAGGCGCTGGTAACCGAACCAGGCAGCCGTGAAGTGCGCACCATCTTCAAACCTTTTCAATACAGCGATGTGATTCGCAATTTTTTTCGCGACCCGAAAATTCTTAATGTGGCCCGTCAGTTGTTAGGTTCCGATGTGTATATGATGCAGTCGCGCGTCAATATCAAACCAGCTTATACCGGGCGTTCTTTTGCGTGGCATTCAGATTTTGAAACCTGGCACGTAGAGGACGGCATGCCGCGCATGCGTGCGGTGACTGCCTGGATTATGTTAACCGAGAATCATGAGCACAATGGCCCGCTTTATGTTATTCCCGGCTCGCATAAATTGTATGTGTCATGCGCCGGTCAAACCGAAGCGGAAAATTATAAAACGTCATTGAAAACGCAGAAGCTCGGTGTGCCGCAACCCGACACCATGAATGAGATTCTCGCAACGCGCGACATCAAAGCCATTACAGGTAAACCGGGCACAGTGGTATTTCATGAGTGCAATATTCTGCACGGTTCGCCGGATAACATTTCCAATGATCCGCGCACGATTTTGATGTGTGTGTACAACAGTGTGCTGAATAAACCGGTGGCACCCTTCGGCGGGCTTGAACCTCGGCCGGATTTTTTAAGCAACCGGGATCAACGGACGATCACGCCCCTGATGGTGTAG
- a CDS encoding LysR family transcriptional regulator, whose translation MENLRGIDSFVKTVDAGSIAAGARLLGISAAAASQNIIRLENQLGARLLTRTTRSLRLTEAGELYYSKVRHIIHELELANSAVSELSGEPQGRLRIASTAAFGRHVLAALLPEFNAKYPRVSVEILTTDRNVDHVRDAVDVSIRFKQQLEDGMVARRIANIPFLYCASPAYLARMGRPKNPDDLAEHAGLMFRMPTTGKIYHWRFARNGIAFDAKIRVATVSDDIDVLARLAANGAGIARLGDFIARRYIERGELEVLFESCHAAGIARAIPEPLELFIVLRDRHELTPKVRAFTEFLMNALPQEWQVKSVGE comes from the coding sequence ATGGAAAACTTGCGTGGAATTGACAGCTTCGTCAAGACAGTGGACGCGGGCAGTATTGCCGCTGGCGCGCGGCTGCTGGGTATCAGCGCGGCAGCGGCGAGTCAAAACATTATCCGGCTGGAAAATCAACTGGGCGCGCGCTTGCTCACTCGCACCACACGGAGCTTGCGTTTAACGGAAGCTGGCGAGCTGTACTACAGCAAGGTGCGCCATATCATCCATGAACTGGAGCTGGCGAACAGCGCCGTGAGTGAGTTGTCCGGTGAACCCCAGGGCCGTCTGCGGATCGCCTCGACAGCGGCCTTTGGTCGCCATGTGCTGGCAGCCCTGTTACCTGAATTCAACGCCAAATACCCGCGAGTATCGGTAGAGATTCTCACCACGGATCGCAACGTCGACCATGTTCGCGACGCCGTCGATGTCAGCATCCGTTTCAAGCAACAATTGGAGGACGGGATGGTCGCGCGCCGTATTGCCAACATTCCTTTTCTGTATTGCGCGTCACCAGCGTACCTGGCGCGGATGGGGCGACCCAAAAATCCCGATGATTTGGCTGAACACGCGGGTCTTATGTTTCGGATGCCCACCACCGGAAAAATTTACCACTGGCGCTTTGCGCGCAATGGTATTGCCTTTGATGCGAAGATACGCGTGGCGACCGTCAGTGATGACATTGATGTGCTTGCGCGGTTGGCGGCAAACGGCGCCGGCATCGCCCGCCTGGGAGATTTTATTGCGCGCCGTTACATTGAACGTGGCGAGTTGGAAGTGTTATTTGAATCCTGCCACGCCGCCGGTATAGCTCGCGCGATTCCAGAGCCCCTTGAGCTGTTCATCGTGTTGCGCGATCGCCACGAGCTGACACCCAAGGTGCGCGCGTTCACCGAATTTCTGATGAACGCGCTACCGCAGGAATGGCAGGTGAAAAGTGTGGGCGAGTAA
- a CDS encoding DUF2798 domain-containing protein, whose amino-acid sequence MTQQSLTASRKLHPRFTPVVFAFYMSGIMAFLICMVVTAANRGFSDQYFLQVLNAYKLAMPVAFVCVMIVRPLVVKLVSWTVQQG is encoded by the coding sequence ATGACCCAGCAATCCTTAACCGCCAGCCGCAAGCTCCATCCGCGTTTTACGCCCGTCGTGTTCGCGTTCTATATGTCCGGCATCATGGCTTTTCTGATCTGTATGGTGGTGACCGCTGCAAACCGGGGCTTCAGCGACCAGTATTTCTTGCAGGTGCTCAACGCCTATAAGCTTGCCATGCCGGTTGCCTTTGTGTGCGTGATGATTGTGCGTCCGCTGGTGGTGAAGCTGGTGAGCTGGACGGTACAGCAGGGATAA
- a CDS encoding nitrate/nitrite transporter, which yields MQRYWQFVASSWPLLAFGFVSIFWGNLGQSFFISWYGASIQDSLSLSAGAYGTVYSSATLLSSLVIMAFGGMIDRWPLRRFATLAAIGLTAACVALSAANTLPMLFLGFFLVRLCGQGLFPHTAQTTMARYFDNHRGKALSISASGVPIGEIVLPLLAVALISAIGWRESWWVMALTIPLIYLPTMYWLLRRAPINECEAPLSSANPHHHTSRGRREMLRDYRFWLALPTVVSGPFILTGVFIHQGFIIAQKQWDPLWLASCFVVYGIVHWVSSMAAGVLVDRFTARRLLPIIVLPLAGAMFSLAWLNGSWVALLFMTLLGINIGISSPITGALWAEVYGTGKLGSIRSLMTSLGMIATSASPILFGLLIDKGIHAQALFGTAGFGIVLAGILVWFSYPRLSDERLHEQR from the coding sequence GTGCAGCGTTATTGGCAGTTTGTTGCTTCATCCTGGCCCTTGCTGGCCTTTGGTTTCGTCAGCATTTTCTGGGGCAATCTGGGGCAGTCATTCTTTATCAGCTGGTACGGCGCAAGTATCCAGGATTCCCTGTCCCTTTCCGCCGGTGCCTATGGCACTGTCTATTCGTCGGCAACCTTGCTCAGCAGCCTGGTGATCATGGCCTTTGGTGGCATGATTGATCGCTGGCCCCTGCGCCGCTTCGCCACCCTCGCCGCCATAGGTTTGACTGCCGCCTGTGTGGCCTTGAGTGCGGCGAATACACTGCCCATGCTGTTCCTGGGGTTTTTCCTGGTGCGCCTGTGCGGGCAAGGGCTCTTCCCGCACACAGCGCAGACCACCATGGCGCGCTATTTTGACAATCATCGTGGTAAGGCGTTGAGCATCTCTGCCAGCGGCGTACCGATCGGCGAGATCGTGTTGCCGTTGCTGGCCGTCGCACTGATCAGTGCCATCGGCTGGCGCGAGAGCTGGTGGGTGATGGCACTTACCATTCCACTCATTTATTTACCCACGATGTATTGGCTGCTGCGCCGTGCGCCGATCAACGAGTGCGAGGCCCCACTAAGCTCCGCCAATCCCCATCATCACACCAGCCGTGGACGGCGGGAAATGTTGCGCGACTACCGCTTCTGGTTGGCCTTGCCAACGGTGGTATCTGGCCCTTTTATCCTCACCGGCGTCTTTATTCATCAAGGTTTCATCATTGCGCAGAAACAATGGGACCCGCTGTGGCTGGCCAGCTGTTTTGTGGTGTATGGGATTGTGCACTGGGTCAGCTCCATGGCCGCTGGCGTGTTGGTAGACCGGTTTACCGCGCGCCGCCTGCTGCCGATCATTGTGCTGCCTCTCGCGGGCGCCATGTTCAGCCTGGCATGGTTGAACGGCTCCTGGGTTGCACTCTTGTTTATGACCTTGCTCGGCATCAACATCGGCATCAGCAGCCCCATCACTGGTGCACTCTGGGCTGAGGTTTATGGCACCGGCAAACTGGGTTCCATCCGCTCACTGATGACATCCCTGGGCATGATCGCTACCTCAGCCTCACCGATCCTGTTCGGCCTGTTGATCGATAAAGGTATCCATGCACAAGCCTTGTTCGGCACCGCCGGCTTCGGCATTGTGTTGGCCGGCATACTGGTGTGGTTTTCCTACCCGCGTTTAAGCGATGAGAGATTGCATGAACAACGTTAA
- a CDS encoding DUF1461 domain-containing protein: MNNVKHFFLWPLLLLGHLLAVSLLAWHLLAQVNFVYPVGYDLLDVEQHIRHFGPLNRYKKDFEQTTPAEHLDLFAQITQAVQNHGEGLADITYRLPNGTATPLMREAEVIHLQDVANLVDVFYWAGLIGGLVWLCLLAYAYQQRIPFPALKKILLGFLSGLVLITLTILLIGPKAVFYWLHEQIFPDEHEWFFFYQDSLMTTLMKAPDLFGFIAVILVVVIILLWGLSVWGMTRLLKPAATGESSIVTRPPHKKAKKK; the protein is encoded by the coding sequence ATGAACAACGTTAAACATTTTTTTCTCTGGCCTCTGCTGTTGCTCGGCCATTTGTTGGCAGTCAGTCTGCTGGCCTGGCATCTGCTGGCGCAGGTCAATTTTGTTTATCCGGTAGGTTATGACCTGTTAGATGTTGAACAACATATCCGCCACTTCGGGCCGCTGAATCGCTATAAAAAAGATTTTGAGCAAACCACACCAGCTGAGCACCTGGATCTGTTTGCGCAGATTACCCAGGCCGTGCAAAACCACGGCGAAGGACTGGCCGACATTACTTACCGCCTGCCCAATGGCACCGCCACACCGCTGATGCGCGAAGCCGAAGTCATTCACTTGCAAGATGTGGCAAACCTGGTCGACGTGTTTTATTGGGCCGGCTTGATCGGCGGGTTAGTGTGGCTCTGCCTGCTCGCTTATGCATACCAACAACGGATTCCCTTTCCGGCACTCAAGAAAATCCTGCTGGGCTTTCTCTCGGGACTGGTGTTAATCACGCTGACCATTCTGCTTATCGGCCCTAAAGCCGTATTTTATTGGCTGCATGAACAAATCTTTCCCGATGAACATGAATGGTTTTTCTTTTATCAGGATTCGTTGATGACTACGCTGATGAAAGCGCCGGACTTGTTTGGCTTTATTGCAGTGATTTTGGTGGTGGTGATTATTCTGTTGTGGGGTTTGTCGGTGTGGGGAATGACGAGATTACTGAAGCCTGCGGCAACGGGCGAATCGTCCATCGTGACTCGCCCACCGCATAAAAAAGCAAAGAAGAAATGA
- the djlA gene encoding co-chaperone DjlA, producing the protein MIGKIIGGLLGFAAGGPLLAIIGVVIGHMFDRALKRTLNVSPEELQAIQTSFFNTLFMLLGHIAKADGHITETEIKLTESLMEKMGLSADHKREAIRLFKVGAEPIFNMDNVLRDFKFHSSRSPNLIQMLLVYLINLAMADGELHEKEEQILRQVAEKLGFSSFIFEQLLRMIRAQNTFGGNDQFSGARQAPRADEVALAYEALGVSPSAGDAEVKKAYRKLMSQYHPDKLIGQGMPEDMIKAATERSQEIQKAYDVVKKSRA; encoded by the coding sequence ATGATCGGAAAAATTATCGGCGGCCTTCTGGGTTTTGCCGCAGGCGGACCCCTGTTGGCCATTATCGGCGTGGTGATCGGCCACATGTTTGATCGTGCATTGAAACGCACGCTGAATGTCTCGCCGGAAGAGTTGCAGGCCATCCAAACCAGCTTCTTTAACACGCTGTTTATGCTGTTGGGGCACATCGCCAAAGCGGACGGGCATATCACGGAGACAGAGATAAAACTGACTGAATCCCTGATGGAAAAAATGGGCCTAAGCGCGGACCACAAACGCGAAGCTATTCGGTTATTCAAAGTCGGTGCCGAACCGATCTTTAATATGGACAATGTACTGCGCGATTTTAAATTCCACAGCAGCCGCAGCCCTAACCTGATCCAGATGCTGCTGGTATACCTGATTAACCTGGCCATGGCCGACGGTGAGCTGCACGAGAAAGAAGAACAGATACTGCGCCAGGTTGCCGAGAAGCTCGGCTTCTCCTCGTTTATCTTTGAACAGCTGCTGCGCATGATTCGCGCGCAGAATACCTTTGGTGGCAATGATCAGTTTTCCGGCGCGCGACAAGCACCGCGCGCGGATGAAGTCGCGCTGGCCTATGAAGCGCTTGGCGTTAGCCCCAGTGCCGGCGATGCGGAAGTAAAAAAAGCCTACCGTAAATTGATGAGCCAGTATCACCCGGATAAGTTAATCGGACAGGGTATGCCGGAAGATATGATTAAAGCTGCCACAGAGCGTTCCCAGGAAATTCAGAAGGCTTATGATGTGGTAAAAAAATCCCGCGCTTGA
- a CDS encoding YdiU family protein, translating to MSPHPPSSSAPLTLEQLRFDNRLVRELPADPVSENSRRQVLGACYSRVNPQHVRQPQLVAYAQEVAALLDLPPEECRTENFTQIFAGNRLLPGMEPHACCYGGHQFGHWAGQLGDGRAINLGEVLNQRGEHWTLQLKGAGPTPYSRTADGLAVLRSSLREFLCSEAMFHLGVPTTRALSLILTGEQVQRDMFYSGNPQWEPGAVVCRVAPSFTRFGNFEIFSARNELDVLQQLVGFTLRADFPHLGEPGPKTYIAWFEEVCRTTAQMIAHWMRVGFVHGVMNTDNMSILGLTIDYGPYGWLEGFDPDWTPNTTDAQRGRYRFGNQPKVALWNLAQLANAIYPLINDVEPLQAALDIYRNQYQNAWQNDMANKLGLSEFTEQDNTLVDELQRVLQLTETDMTIFYRRLADIDLQLERDTFEGSTDSVLAPLNEAFYQKPAPEKLQSLLDWLQQYRQRLLQDYILHGTTTEQRRIRMNATNPKYVLRNYLAQQAIDKASEGDFAEVENLLALLRKPYDEQPHNQHYFARRPEWARHKAGCSMLSCSS from the coding sequence ATGTCGCCACATCCGCCGTCCTCCTCAGCTCCGTTGACGCTGGAACAGCTGCGTTTTGATAACCGCCTGGTGCGCGAGTTGCCTGCGGACCCGGTCAGTGAAAACTCCCGCCGACAGGTGTTGGGAGCCTGTTATTCCCGCGTAAATCCTCAACATGTGCGACAACCACAATTGGTGGCTTATGCGCAGGAAGTAGCGGCATTGCTAGACCTGCCGCCAGAAGAATGTCGCACAGAAAATTTCACACAGATATTTGCCGGTAATCGCTTGTTACCTGGTATGGAGCCTCATGCCTGTTGCTACGGCGGCCATCAATTCGGCCACTGGGCCGGGCAACTGGGTGACGGTCGCGCGATTAACCTGGGTGAGGTGCTCAATCAGCGCGGGGAGCATTGGACCTTGCAACTCAAAGGCGCGGGGCCGACACCTTATTCACGTACAGCGGACGGTCTGGCGGTGCTGCGTTCGTCGCTGCGGGAATTTTTATGTAGCGAAGCCATGTTTCATCTGGGAGTTCCCACTACCCGCGCGTTAAGTTTGATTTTGACCGGTGAACAAGTACAGCGCGATATGTTTTACAGCGGTAATCCACAATGGGAACCGGGTGCGGTGGTGTGTCGGGTTGCGCCGAGTTTTACCCGCTTCGGCAATTTTGAAATTTTTTCAGCGCGCAATGAGCTTGATGTCTTACAACAGTTGGTGGGCTTTACTCTGCGCGCTGATTTCCCCCACCTTGGTGAGCCGGGGCCAAAAACTTATATCGCCTGGTTTGAAGAAGTATGCCGCACGACGGCGCAGATGATTGCGCATTGGATGCGGGTGGGCTTTGTACACGGCGTGATGAACACCGACAACATGTCGATTCTCGGTTTGACCATTGATTACGGTCCTTATGGTTGGCTGGAAGGCTTTGATCCTGACTGGACTCCCAACACAACCGATGCGCAAAGGGGGCGTTATCGGTTTGGCAACCAGCCGAAGGTGGCCTTATGGAATCTGGCGCAATTGGCCAACGCGATCTATCCCTTGATCAATGATGTTGAGCCTTTGCAGGCGGCCCTGGATATTTATCGCAATCAATACCAGAATGCCTGGCAAAACGATATGGCTAATAAGTTAGGCTTGAGCGAATTTACCGAGCAGGACAATACACTGGTTGATGAATTACAGCGCGTGTTGCAATTGACGGAAACGGATATGACAATCTTTTATCGCCGCCTGGCCGATATCGATCTGCAACTTGAACGGGATACTTTTGAAGGATCAACGGACAGTGTACTAGCGCCGCTAAATGAAGCTTTTTATCAGAAGCCGGCACCGGAAAAATTACAGTCCTTGCTCGATTGGTTGCAGCAATATCGCCAGCGTTTATTACAGGATTATATTCTGCACGGCACCACAACCGAACAGCGTCGCATCCGTATGAATGCCACTAACCCCAAATACGTGCTGCGCAATTATCTGGCGCAGCAAGCGATAGATAAAGCCAGTGAGGGCGACTTTGCGGAAGTGGAAAATTTATTGGCATTGCTGCGTAAACCTTACGATGAGCAGCCGCACAACCAGCATTATTTTGCCAGGCGTCCGGAATGGGCGCGTCATAAGGCGGGTTGTTCGATGTTGTCCTGTAGCTCCTGA
- a CDS encoding AI-2E family transporter, which translates to MSTVLPENSIARWLLVFVLIAAIYFFSGFVVPVLAALIIGFASWPLYERLLIRCHRNNVVAATIALLVIITVLVIPIALAFSYAIEEIKIWVEWLVIANREGAAAPAWIGALPGVGEWLTNYWNENLANPHDLGELVQLFSGEHIGNIYRWLLALSGKAFGLILTLLFMLITLFFIYKDGLRLIAQVDKVGDRILPIHWQRFSRVVPATVSSTVTGMGLIALGEGVVLGVAYAIAGVPSPVALGVLTGFLALVPGGAPLAFTMVSLYLVGSGDTVAGIGLFIWGSVELFIVDKTLRPRLVGGPIKLPFLPTFFGLIGGVKTMGFVGLFVGPVLMAILIAIWKEWLHHIDNSQRSEEDL; encoded by the coding sequence ATGTCTACCGTTCTGCCCGAAAATTCCATTGCTCGCTGGTTGTTGGTCTTTGTCCTGATCGCCGCCATTTACTTCTTCAGCGGCTTTGTCGTACCGGTGCTCGCCGCACTGATTATCGGTTTCGCCAGTTGGCCGTTGTATGAGCGTCTGTTAATCCGATGTCATCGCAATAATGTGGTGGCAGCAACCATTGCCCTGCTGGTCATCATTACCGTACTGGTGATTCCGATTGCCCTCGCTTTTTCCTATGCCATCGAAGAGATCAAGATCTGGGTGGAGTGGCTGGTGATCGCCAACCGCGAAGGCGCAGCCGCACCCGCGTGGATCGGTGCCCTGCCCGGTGTGGGCGAATGGCTGACCAATTACTGGAATGAAAATCTGGCCAACCCCCACGACCTGGGAGAACTGGTACAACTCTTCAGCGGTGAACATATCGGCAACATCTACCGCTGGTTGCTCGCACTGAGCGGTAAAGCTTTCGGTTTGATTCTGACGTTATTGTTCATGCTGATTACGCTATTTTTTATCTACAAGGACGGTCTGCGATTAATTGCGCAAGTCGACAAAGTAGGCGACCGCATTTTACCGATTCACTGGCAACGTTTTTCACGAGTCGTGCCCGCGACCGTCAGCTCAACCGTTACCGGTATGGGTTTGATTGCCTTAGGTGAAGGCGTTGTACTCGGGGTCGCCTACGCCATTGCCGGCGTCCCTTCGCCGGTGGCGCTCGGTGTACTCACCGGCTTTCTCGCGTTGGTACCTGGCGGTGCACCACTGGCTTTTACGATGGTTTCACTTTATCTGGTGGGTTCCGGTGATACGGTTGCCGGTATCGGCTTATTTATCTGGGGTTCGGTAGAATTATTTATCGTCGACAAAACCTTACGCCCGCGCCTGGTCGGCGGCCCGATTAAACTCCCTTTTTTACCGACGTTTTTTGGTTTGATCGGCGGCGTAAAGACCATGGGGTTTGTCGGCCTCTTCGTCGGCCCGGTACTAATGGCCATCCTGATTGCCATCTGGAAAGAATGGCTACATCACATCGACAACAGCCAACGTTCAGAAGAAGACTTATAG
- the gloA gene encoding lactoylglutathione lyase, with amino-acid sequence MRLLHTMLRVGNLDRSIAFYTDILDMKLLRKHDYPDGEFTLAFVGYGDEVSHSVIELTYNYGVEKYELGTAYGHIALGCDDVYATCEKIRAAGGKIVREPGPMKHGTTILAFVEDPDGYKIELLGIE; translated from the coding sequence ATGCGTTTACTTCATACTATGTTGCGCGTGGGAAATCTTGATCGATCCATCGCGTTCTACACCGACATCCTCGACATGAAACTTCTGCGCAAGCATGACTATCCCGATGGTGAGTTCACTCTGGCTTTTGTGGGCTACGGCGATGAAGTTTCTCATTCGGTTATCGAACTGACCTACAACTACGGCGTGGAAAAATATGAATTGGGCACGGCCTATGGGCACATCGCTTTAGGTTGTGATGATGTCTACGCAACCTGCGAAAAAATTCGTGCAGCGGGCGGCAAGATTGTGCGTGAGCCGGGTCCGATGAAACACGGCACGACGATCCTGGCGTTTGTTGAAGATCCGGATGGCTACAAAATTGAGTTGCTGGGCATCGAATAA